In the genome of Carnobacterium viridans, one region contains:
- the tsaD gene encoding tRNA (adenosine(37)-N6)-threonylcarbamoyltransferase complex transferase subunit TsaD, whose amino-acid sequence MTIKRNLILAIESSCDETSVAVIEDGTIVHSNIVASQIKSHMRFGGVVPEIASRHHVEQITQCIEEAMTEANVNYEDLSAVAVTQGPGLVGALLIGVNAAKAVAFAHQLPLIAVNHMAGHIYANRLIKPLVFPLLALVVSGGHTELVYMKEDGDYTIIGETRDDAAGEAYDKIGRVLGLPYPGGKKIDEMAHLGEDTYHFPRAMLKENNYDFSFSGLKSSFINTVHNANQKGEPLNNINLAASFQASVIEVLVSKTLRAAKEFKVKQLVLAGGVAANKGLRDTLTKVMAEELPDVELIIPPLSLCGDNAAMIGAAASIQYQKNQFTDYALNAKPGLTFN is encoded by the coding sequence ATGACTATAAAGAGAAATCTAATTTTAGCAATTGAATCGAGTTGCGATGAAACCAGTGTGGCCGTGATTGAAGATGGGACGATTGTCCATTCAAATATTGTTGCTTCACAAATAAAAAGCCATATGCGTTTCGGTGGAGTAGTGCCTGAAATTGCTAGTCGACATCATGTTGAACAGATCACCCAATGTATTGAGGAAGCGATGACTGAAGCAAACGTTAATTATGAAGATCTTTCAGCAGTAGCTGTTACACAAGGACCAGGATTAGTTGGTGCACTCTTGATTGGGGTTAACGCTGCAAAGGCTGTTGCTTTTGCACATCAATTACCGTTGATTGCTGTTAACCACATGGCAGGTCACATTTATGCCAATCGTTTGATTAAACCGCTTGTTTTTCCACTCTTAGCATTAGTTGTTAGTGGGGGACATACTGAACTGGTTTATATGAAGGAAGATGGTGACTACACAATCATTGGTGAAACAAGAGATGATGCAGCAGGAGAAGCCTATGATAAAATCGGTCGCGTATTAGGCTTGCCTTATCCTGGCGGGAAAAAGATAGACGAGATGGCTCATCTTGGAGAAGACACTTATCATTTCCCAAGAGCTATGTTGAAAGAAAATAACTATGATTTTAGTTTTAGTGGCTTAAAAAGTTCCTTTATCAATACTGTTCATAATGCCAATCAAAAAGGAGAGCCACTAAATAATATAAATTTAGCTGCTAGTTTTCAGGCAAGTGTGATTGAGGTCTTGGTTTCAAAAACGTTAAGAGCCGCTAAAGAATTTAAGGTGAAACAATTGGTTTTGGCAGGAGGAGTAGCGGCAAATAAAGGATTGCGTGATACGCTTACGAAAGTTATGGCTGAAGAATTGCCAGATGTAGAATTGATCATTCCGCCATTGTCGCTGTGTGGAGATAATGCAGCTATGATCGGAGCGGCTGCTTCGATTCAGTATCAAAAAAATCAGTTTACGGATTACGCGTTGAATGCTAAACCAGGATTAACATTTAACTAG
- the rimI gene encoding ribosomal protein S18-alanine N-acetyltransferase, with protein MDNYSNEKTVFLFNQSWDLTAHELFQLAESSYPNGSPWPVESYKSELAGSHNKYGIALKKAEKVGFIGYTQLFDEVEITTFGILKPFKNQGIGQSFLSAFIKQLKVEEIKTVFLEVREQNKVAIAVYERAGFETISLRKNYYHDPVDHALIMQLKI; from the coding sequence ATGGATAATTATTCAAATGAAAAGACCGTTTTTTTATTTAATCAAAGTTGGGATTTAACAGCACATGAATTGTTTCAATTGGCTGAAAGCAGTTATCCTAATGGGAGCCCTTGGCCTGTTGAATCGTATAAAAGTGAATTAGCAGGATCCCATAACAAATACGGAATAGCTTTGAAAAAAGCAGAGAAAGTTGGGTTTATAGGGTATACTCAACTTTTTGATGAGGTAGAAATCACCACATTTGGGATTCTAAAACCTTTTAAAAATCAAGGAATCGGCCAATCCTTTTTAAGCGCATTTATCAAACAGTTAAAAGTTGAAGAAATCAAAACAGTCTTTTTAGAGGTTCGAGAGCAGAATAAAGTTGCGATTGCTGTATATGAGAGAGCAGGTTTTGAAACAATCTCGCTGCGTAAAAATTATTACCATGACCCTGTTGATCATGCCTTGATCATGCAGCTGAAGATTTAA
- the rimI gene encoding ribosomal protein S18-alanine N-acetyltransferase — MLKKFKQWFINEDVITLTNQMGSNKKLAKRAQLENKIFQLDDGSLLQASIGSETDISDILKIETLCYNGKTPWNKKALEHEIKTNTRSIYLIVRKSKQAIGFIGAWLVDEEAHVTNVAVIPAHQKQGIATFLISELQTISQHEGMKRMSLEVRVSNETAQRLYSKIGFEKGKIKKAYYTGDREDALEMSKPL, encoded by the coding sequence ATGTTGAAAAAATTTAAGCAGTGGTTTATTAATGAGGATGTTATTACGCTTACTAATCAAATGGGTTCCAATAAAAAGTTGGCGAAACGAGCACAACTTGAAAATAAAATCTTTCAGTTGGATGATGGCTCTCTTTTGCAAGCTTCAATTGGATCAGAAACTGATATTTCCGATATTTTAAAAATAGAAACACTTTGTTACAATGGAAAAACACCGTGGAATAAAAAAGCGTTAGAACATGAAATCAAAACAAATACTCGCTCTATTTACTTGATTGTTCGAAAATCTAAGCAAGCAATCGGCTTTATCGGTGCGTGGTTAGTAGATGAAGAAGCTCATGTAACCAATGTAGCTGTTATTCCAGCTCATCAAAAACAAGGAATTGCTACTTTTTTGATTTCGGAATTGCAAACAATTTCCCAACATGAAGGCATGAAAAGAATGAGTTTAGAGGTTCGCGTTTCAAATGAAACTGCACAACGTTTGTACAGTAAAATTGGTTTTGAAAAAGGGAAGATAAAAAAAGCATACTATACCGGTGACCGAGAAGATGCACTGGAAATGAGTAAGCCGTTATGA
- the tsaB gene encoding tRNA (adenosine(37)-N6)-threonylcarbamoyltransferase complex dimerization subunit type 1 TsaB, with amino-acid sequence MKVLAIDTSNQAMSIAVLDGERIIGEMTTTIKRNHSERLMPAIDELMNDIQWKPSELDRIVVAKGPGSYTGLRIGVTIAKTLAWTLGVELVGISSLKTLAGNCESSTHYLVPLFDARRKNIYTGLYQWQNGNLVQIEPDTHISAELWAEHLSKREGTFELIGEDRSLYTDTFEQHLTNRVFEAPLKDHLPKAGVLGLLGIKEEPVDAHMFTPDYLKLAEAEENWRKEHPDQLEEAYVEKI; translated from the coding sequence ATGAAAGTATTGGCAATAGACACTTCTAATCAAGCAATGAGTATTGCAGTGTTAGATGGAGAAAGAATTATAGGAGAAATGACTACAACTATTAAACGGAATCATAGTGAGCGTTTGATGCCTGCTATAGACGAGTTAATGAATGATATTCAATGGAAACCTAGTGAACTAGATCGAATAGTGGTTGCTAAAGGGCCGGGTTCTTACACGGGTCTGAGAATTGGTGTAACGATTGCTAAAACGTTAGCGTGGACTTTGGGTGTTGAATTAGTTGGTATTTCTAGTTTGAAAACACTAGCAGGAAATTGTGAGTCCTCAACACACTATCTTGTTCCTTTATTTGATGCTCGTCGTAAAAATATTTATACCGGTTTATACCAATGGCAAAATGGAAATTTGGTTCAAATTGAACCCGATACACATATTTCAGCAGAATTATGGGCTGAGCATTTAAGTAAAAGAGAAGGCACATTTGAATTAATTGGAGAAGACCGCTCTTTATATACAGATACATTTGAACAGCATTTAACGAACCGGGTGTTTGAAGCGCCATTAAAAGATCATCTGCCAAAAGCTGGTGTTTTAGGTTTATTAGGGATAAAGGAAGAACCTGTAGATGCACACATGTTCACGCCTGACTATTTGAAACTAGCAGAAGCGGAGGAAAATTGGCGTAAAGAGCATCCAGATCAACTGGAGGAAGCCTATGTTGAAAAAATTTAA
- a CDS encoding CsbD family protein: MEKDNGMKDKAKGIKDKVVGEAKDSYGDATNDHSKQAEGKAQKAKGEVQKKVGKVKSDLDDKNNK, translated from the coding sequence ATGGAAAAAGATAACGGAATGAAAGATAAAGCAAAAGGTATTAAAGACAAAGTCGTTGGAGAAGCCAAAGATTCTTATGGTGATGCTACAAACGACCATAGCAAACAAGCTGAAGGTAAAGCTCAAAAAGCCAAAGGCGAAGTTCAAAAAAAGGTCGGCAAAGTGAAAAGCGACTTAGATGACAAGAACAACAAGTAA
- a CDS encoding NAD-dependent epimerase/dehydratase family protein, which yields MANILITGATGTIGEVLTTHLKKNHKLTLVDIDFSDSDKELVDGTTTKELDLSVLDNWNGLLNGVDYVIQLAGDPSPDAEFYDSLLDLNYKIPHNLYLEASKNESIKRIIFASSIHAVDAYLQNVQVATNDPVRPADLYGVSKVYLEGLASHYAFTAGLESIGLRIGDFKGDDLPALATPDAMSNYLSGKDMCHLVDCCLTATLKEPFLLVNGISNNTFPRLDIDQARVDIGYQPQDDGFKLLGYFKKNE from the coding sequence ATGGCTAATATCCTAATCACTGGTGCAACGGGAACCATTGGAGAAGTCTTAACAACTCATCTTAAAAAGAACCATAAGTTAACTTTAGTAGATATCGATTTTTCAGATTCAGATAAAGAACTTGTAGATGGTACCACTACAAAAGAGTTAGATTTATCCGTTTTAGATAACTGGAATGGTCTATTAAATGGAGTAGATTACGTCATTCAATTAGCTGGAGATCCTAGCCCTGACGCAGAATTTTATGATAGTCTTTTAGATTTAAATTATAAGATTCCACATAATCTTTACTTAGAAGCTTCCAAAAATGAATCCATCAAACGGATTATTTTTGCTAGTTCGATCCATGCTGTTGATGCTTATCTGCAAAATGTACAAGTCGCTACAAATGATCCCGTACGTCCTGCTGATTTGTATGGGGTGTCTAAAGTCTATCTAGAAGGTTTAGCCAGCCATTACGCTTTTACAGCCGGGCTAGAATCGATTGGCCTTCGAATTGGAGATTTTAAAGGCGATGACTTGCCTGCATTAGCTACACCGGATGCCATGTCCAATTACTTATCAGGCAAAGATATGTGTCACCTTGTAGACTGTTGTTTAACTGCAACACTGAAAGAACCTTTCTTACTGGTTAATGGTATTTCAAACAATACTTTCCCACGTTTAGATATTGACCAAGCTCGCGTTGATATTGGCTACCAACCACAGGATGACGGTTTTAAACTACTCGGTTACTTTAAAAAAAATGAATAG
- a CDS encoding AI-2E family transporter, whose product MNDLKEILSQSVRGIRGYFKAAVKLAALTFILLCIGFVIIGIDHWGLKALGVAIVDMIPILGSGIIMIPWALVYFFMGNTTLAWQLGLLYIVITVIRQIAEPFVTGREIGVRPLYTFISTIACIVLFGPFGALLGALIAIVIKAVYEVKMVRKNYPNE is encoded by the coding sequence ATGAATGATTTAAAAGAAATTTTATCTCAATCAGTAAGAGGTATCAGAGGATATTTTAAAGCAGCAGTGAAATTGGCTGCGTTGACCTTTATATTACTCTGCATTGGGTTTGTTATCATTGGAATTGATCATTGGGGATTAAAAGCTTTAGGAGTTGCTATTGTAGATATGATTCCAATTTTAGGAAGTGGAATCATTATGATTCCTTGGGCGTTAGTTTATTTCTTTATGGGAAACACCACATTGGCTTGGCAACTAGGATTATTGTACATCGTTATCACTGTTATCCGTCAAATTGCTGAACCGTTTGTTACAGGAAGAGAAATTGGTGTCAGACCTCTTTACACCTTTATCTCCACTATAGCTTGTATAGTGTTGTTTGGTCCATTTGGAGCTCTATTGGGAGCGCTCATAGCCATAGTAATAAAAGCCGTTTACGAAGTGAAAATGGTCCGGAAAAATTATCCGAACGAATAG
- a CDS encoding NCS2 family permease, whose translation MEKFFKLKENGTKVSTEITAGLTTFFAMSYIIFVNPAILSLTGMPTQAVFLSTIIAAAIGTLVMGLFANVPYAQAPGMGLNAFFTYTVVFALGFSWQEALAMVFICGIVNILITVTKVRKLIIHSIPESLQHAISAGIGVFVAYIGIKNAGFLQFTSEPGNIQTVNNASFDAAASSYPDGISSVVTGGGIVPALVNFTSPGSLLALIGLIITVILLVKNVKGAILIGIILTTFIGIPMGVVDLSVVSNPANSLGNAFSELGTTFGAAFGNEGMISLFTDVARLPLVIMTVFAFSLSDIFDTIGTFIGTGRKTGIFSAEDELALDNSAGFKTKMDKALFADAIATSAGAIFGTSNTTTYVESAAGIGAGGRTGLTSVVVAVLFLLTSLFSPLVALVPTQATSASLILVGVMMMSSFLEINWESLEEAIPAFFASIFMGLSYSISYGIAAGFIFYVIVKVAKGKTKDIHPVLWISTGLFVLNFVIMAFI comes from the coding sequence ATGGAAAAGTTTTTTAAGTTGAAAGAAAATGGCACTAAAGTAAGCACTGAAATCACGGCAGGTCTAACAACTTTCTTTGCGATGTCTTATATTATTTTTGTTAACCCAGCAATTTTATCTTTAACGGGTATGCCTACACAAGCTGTTTTCTTATCTACTATAATAGCAGCTGCTATTGGTACATTAGTGATGGGATTATTTGCAAATGTCCCTTATGCACAAGCTCCTGGAATGGGATTGAACGCATTCTTTACGTATACAGTTGTTTTTGCACTAGGTTTTTCATGGCAAGAGGCTTTAGCAATGGTGTTTATCTGTGGGATAGTGAATATCTTGATTACAGTAACAAAAGTACGTAAATTGATCATTCATTCAATTCCAGAAAGTCTGCAACATGCAATCAGTGCTGGAATCGGCGTTTTTGTTGCTTATATCGGAATTAAGAATGCAGGATTTCTTCAGTTTACTTCTGAACCTGGAAATATCCAAACGGTTAACAATGCTTCTTTTGATGCAGCAGCTTCTTCTTATCCAGATGGTATTTCAAGTGTTGTAACTGGTGGTGGAATTGTCCCTGCATTAGTTAACTTTACAAGTCCTGGATCATTATTGGCCTTGATTGGCTTGATCATTACAGTGATTCTACTAGTTAAAAATGTTAAAGGTGCTATTTTAATTGGAATTATCCTTACAACGTTTATTGGAATTCCAATGGGAGTTGTTGATTTATCTGTCGTATCTAATCCAGCTAATTCACTAGGAAATGCTTTCTCAGAATTAGGAACAACTTTTGGTGCAGCATTCGGTAATGAAGGAATGATTTCATTATTTACAGATGTAGCACGTTTACCTCTAGTTATTATGACGGTTTTTGCTTTTAGTTTATCGGATATATTTGATACTATCGGAACCTTTATTGGGACTGGTCGTAAAACAGGAATATTTAGTGCTGAAGACGAACTAGCGCTAGACAATAGTGCTGGATTCAAAACAAAAATGGACAAAGCATTATTTGCAGATGCAATTGCAACTTCTGCAGGAGCTATTTTTGGGACTTCAAATACAACAACTTATGTTGAAAGTGCGGCCGGCATTGGTGCTGGTGGAAGAACTGGTTTGACAAGTGTTGTGGTAGCTGTATTATTCTTATTAACAAGTTTATTTTCGCCACTAGTAGCGCTTGTACCGACTCAAGCAACCTCTGCTTCTTTAATATTAGTAGGTGTAATGATGATGTCATCGTTCTTAGAAATCAATTGGGAAAGCTTGGAAGAAGCCATTCCAGCATTTTTTGCTTCAATATTTATGGGATTATCGTATAGTATTTCTTATGGTATTGCTGCAGGATTTATTTTCTACGTTATTGTTAAAGTTGCCAAAGGAAAAACAAAAGACATTCATCCAGTATTATGGATCTCAACTGGACTGTTCGTTCTTAATTTCGTAATTATGGCTTTCATTTAA
- the gorA gene encoding glutathione-disulfide reductase, with protein MVKKYDYIVIGGGSGGIASANRAGMHGAKVALIEGNAIGGTCVNVGCVPKKVMWHGAQIMEDMELYGEDYGITIKDRQLNFEKLVKNREGYISRLHTIYQKNLNNNKVDLINGYAKFVDAHTVEVNGEHYTADHFLIATGGRPAWPEIPGAEYGMTSDGFFELTELPKRVAVVGAGYIAVELAGVLHGLGSDTHLFVRKHAPLRNFDSIIVEGLVETMAREGAALHIHAVPKEVKKNEDGSLTIHFEDGSSHTTDAVIWAIGREPNTKNLNLAVTDVELNDGGYVKVDKYQNTTAKNIYAIGDVVGRIELTPVAIAAGRRLSERLFNNKPNEFLDYTNIPTVIFSHPPIGTIGMSEEEAKETYGEADIKVYTSIFTSMHSSITANRQKTYMKLVCQGENEKVVGLHGLGRGLDEMIQGFAVAIKMGATKADFDNTVAIHPTGSEEFVTMR; from the coding sequence ATGGTTAAAAAATATGATTACATTGTAATAGGCGGAGGAAGCGGTGGTATTGCTTCAGCTAATCGTGCTGGAATGCATGGAGCGAAAGTGGCTTTGATTGAAGGCAACGCTATTGGTGGAACTTGTGTCAATGTAGGATGTGTTCCTAAAAAAGTTATGTGGCATGGAGCTCAAATAATGGAAGATATGGAACTATATGGAGAAGACTACGGCATTACAATTAAAGATCGCCAATTAAATTTTGAAAAATTGGTAAAAAATAGAGAGGGATACATCTCTCGATTGCATACTATTTATCAAAAAAACTTAAATAATAATAAAGTCGATTTGATCAACGGTTATGCAAAATTTGTCGATGCACATACTGTTGAAGTGAACGGGGAGCATTACACAGCAGATCATTTCTTAATTGCTACAGGTGGTCGTCCAGCTTGGCCAGAAATTCCAGGAGCAGAATACGGGATGACCTCAGATGGTTTCTTTGAACTAACGGAACTACCTAAACGGGTAGCAGTCGTAGGAGCTGGATATATCGCTGTTGAATTAGCAGGCGTTTTACATGGGTTAGGTTCGGATACGCATTTATTTGTTAGAAAGCATGCGCCGTTACGAAATTTTGATTCGATTATTGTCGAAGGACTTGTTGAAACAATGGCTAGAGAAGGAGCAGCTTTACATATCCATGCTGTTCCTAAAGAAGTGAAAAAAAATGAAGATGGTTCTTTAACCATTCATTTTGAGGACGGTTCTTCACATACAACAGATGCTGTCATTTGGGCAATTGGTCGTGAACCAAATACAAAAAATTTGAATCTTGCGGTAACGGATGTTGAATTAAACGATGGTGGGTATGTTAAAGTAGATAAGTACCAAAATACGACAGCTAAAAATATTTACGCTATTGGAGATGTAGTCGGTCGTATTGAATTGACTCCAGTTGCTATTGCTGCAGGACGTCGATTGTCTGAGCGATTATTCAACAATAAACCAAATGAGTTTTTGGATTATACAAATATTCCAACCGTTATCTTCAGTCACCCGCCAATCGGAACGATTGGAATGTCTGAGGAAGAAGCAAAGGAAACTTATGGTGAAGCAGATATTAAAGTGTATACATCCATCTTTACCTCTATGCACAGTTCTATAACAGCTAACAGACAAAAAACGTACATGAAACTAGTGTGCCAAGGTGAAAATGAAAAAGTAGTTGGTTTGCATGGGCTTGGAAGAGGTCTGGATGAAATGATTCAAGGATTTGCAGTAGCCATAAAAATGGGTGCAACAAAGGCAGATTTTGACAATACAGTAGCTATTCATCCCACTGGATCAGAAGAATTTGTTACAATGAGGTAA
- a CDS encoding glycosyltransferase family 8 protein produces the protein MNLLFTLNENYLEPFFTALRSIFHSNDKEKMTIYLMHQNIPQTRIIEVEQFVTGNGHAFFPVDCKNLFSEEAVVNRYYSIEMYYRLLAPFVLPIEIDRILYLDPDIINLRSFSTFYKQDFEGKLFVATTHDYATKWIQPINNIRLGTLSSEDYFNTGVILMNLTLIRSTRNLEEIITAIKNNKNRLVLPDQDIFNHLYWNEVKEAEWRIYNLDARFYSQLKRVFPRKFSIEWVEEKVVFIHYCGKHKPWIERESYRYELGSYYHYFEDILKQENELNLMIEDNE, from the coding sequence ATGAATCTACTATTTACACTTAATGAAAATTATTTAGAGCCATTCTTTACAGCTCTTCGATCAATCTTTCATTCAAATGATAAAGAAAAAATGACGATTTATTTAATGCATCAAAATATACCACAAACTAGAATAATCGAAGTAGAGCAATTCGTAACAGGGAATGGACATGCATTTTTTCCAGTCGATTGTAAAAATCTTTTTTCAGAAGAAGCAGTTGTTAATCGCTACTATTCGATTGAAATGTATTATCGTTTACTTGCTCCATTCGTTTTACCAATAGAAATAGATCGAATTTTATATCTTGATCCTGACATTATAAATTTACGTTCTTTTTCAACCTTTTACAAACAAGATTTTGAAGGGAAGTTATTTGTAGCAACAACACATGACTACGCTACAAAATGGATACAGCCAATCAATAATATTCGCCTAGGAACTTTATCATCTGAAGATTACTTCAACACGGGTGTTATTTTGATGAACTTGACTTTAATACGGAGCACTCGAAATCTTGAAGAGATAATTACAGCAATCAAGAACAATAAAAACCGGTTAGTTCTTCCTGATCAAGATATTTTCAACCATTTATATTGGAATGAAGTTAAAGAAGCTGAATGGCGTATTTATAACTTAGATGCTCGTTTTTATTCTCAATTAAAACGCGTTTTCCCACGTAAATTTTCGATTGAATGGGTAGAAGAAAAGGTCGTATTCATTCATTATTGTGGCAAACACAAGCCTTGGATCGAAAGAGAAAGTTATCGATATGAACTGGGCAGTTACTATCATTATTTTGAGGATATCTTAAAACAAGAAAATGAGTTAAACTTAATGATAGAAGATAATGAATAA
- a CDS encoding chromate transporter has translation MKKDASFYWTLFSSTFTLSAFTFGGGYVIVPLMQKRFVKELGWITEEEMLDLVAIAQSSPGPIAVNASIIIGYRMAGIRGALLSVLGTSIPPLVIITIVSYFYLAFRDNAIINAVLLGMQAGVAAVIVNVVIDMVKGITKNKKSLPILVMILAFLAAAFTSINIVIILFVCGAIGAYTTYKETHVTKGGLNK, from the coding sequence ATGAAAAAAGATGCATCATTTTATTGGACATTATTTTCATCTACTTTTACATTGAGTGCTTTTACATTTGGTGGAGGATATGTGATTGTTCCGCTTATGCAAAAGCGTTTTGTAAAAGAATTAGGATGGATTACAGAAGAAGAAATGCTTGATTTAGTAGCTATTGCTCAATCTTCTCCAGGACCAATCGCGGTTAACGCTTCAATTATCATAGGTTACCGCATGGCTGGTATTCGTGGCGCTCTTTTATCTGTATTAGGAACGTCTATCCCCCCACTTGTGATTATCACGATTGTTTCCTATTTTTATTTGGCTTTTCGTGACAATGCTATTATAAATGCTGTATTGCTTGGTATGCAAGCTGGAGTCGCTGCTGTTATCGTAAATGTCGTTATTGACATGGTCAAAGGAATTACGAAAAATAAAAAATCCCTCCCCATCCTTGTTATGATTCTTGCTTTCTTAGCAGCCGCCTTTACATCAATTAATATCGTTATTATTTTATTTGTTTGCGGCGCAATAGGTGCTTACACCACTTATAAAGAGACGCATGTAACTAAAGGAGGACTAAACAAATGA
- a CDS encoding chromate transporter: MIYLQLFWSFFQVGALSFGGGYAALPLIQEQVVEQNNWLSSTEYIDIVTISQMTPGPIALNASTFVGTKVAGIPGSLIATLGCITPSVIIVLLLAVLYYKYKGLSLVQGVIKGLRPAVVALIASAGLSILLTALFNSEILPVKWAELDWISLILFGIGLTLLRKTKIGPIFIMLAAGLVRLMIYGVTTI; the protein is encoded by the coding sequence ATGATTTATTTGCAATTATTTTGGAGCTTTTTCCAAGTTGGCGCTTTAAGCTTTGGAGGCGGTTATGCTGCCTTGCCTTTGATCCAAGAACAAGTAGTTGAGCAAAACAATTGGTTGTCTAGTACGGAATACATTGATATTGTAACAATTTCTCAAATGACACCAGGACCGATTGCTTTGAATGCTTCTACCTTTGTAGGGACAAAAGTAGCCGGAATCCCTGGATCATTGATAGCTACATTAGGTTGTATCACACCTTCTGTTATTATTGTGTTGCTTTTAGCAGTACTTTATTATAAATACAAAGGATTGTCTTTAGTCCAAGGAGTTATTAAAGGCTTGCGTCCAGCTGTTGTTGCTTTAATTGCTTCTGCTGGGTTGTCTATTCTATTAACTGCTTTGTTTAATAGCGAAATCCTTCCAGTTAAATGGGCTGAATTAGATTGGATTTCACTAATTTTGTTTGGTATTGGCTTAACTTTACTGCGAAAAACAAAAATCGGACCAATTTTTATCATGTTGGCGGCGGGACTAGTTCGACTGATGATTTATGGAGTAACGACAATTTAA
- a CDS encoding MgtC/SapB family protein, whose protein sequence is MFELEYSEIFLRLILAVAFGSVIGYEREIKGHDAGLRTHILVCAGACIITLVQLQVTYSTVEMGLSQPDLAQVLNTDMTRMPAQIISGIGFLGAGTIIVTKKSVTGLTTAASIWTIAGLGIAVGMGSYFLALMGCLVILLVLRVIKRLFRVQSSKRIEIYYVNREETKKFLTSYFASMGINVLGLDYSVDTNNVEKNSYINLYTLSLPDTKSIASVVEDLSEFEHIRRVHTLREN, encoded by the coding sequence ATGTTTGAATTAGAATACAGTGAAATCTTTCTCCGATTGATATTAGCCGTTGCATTTGGAAGCGTGATTGGCTATGAGCGGGAAATAAAAGGCCATGATGCTGGTTTACGCACACACATTTTGGTATGTGCTGGAGCCTGTATTATTACATTAGTTCAATTACAAGTTACGTACAGTACAGTTGAAATGGGATTAAGTCAACCGGATCTAGCTCAGGTTTTGAACACAGATATGACTCGGATGCCGGCTCAAATCATTAGCGGAATCGGATTCTTAGGTGCCGGTACAATTATCGTGACTAAAAAAAGTGTTACCGGACTGACAACAGCTGCTTCTATTTGGACGATTGCTGGTTTAGGCATAGCCGTTGGTATGGGAAGCTATTTTTTAGCTCTAATGGGTTGTTTAGTCATTTTACTTGTTTTACGTGTAATCAAAAGGCTCTTTCGTGTTCAAAGTTCAAAAAGAATCGAAATTTATTATGTAAATCGTGAAGAAACAAAAAAATTTCTTACTAGTTATTTTGCTAGTATGGGGATCAATGTTCTCGGCTTAGATTATAGTGTGGATACTAATAATGTAGAGAAAAACAGCTACATTAACCTTTACACACTTAGTTTGCCGGATACTAAATCGATTGCTTCTGTAGTAGAAGATCTCTCAGAATTTGAACACATTCGTCGTGTTCATACGTTAAGAGAAAACTAA